A single genomic interval of Daucus carota subsp. sativus chromosome 1, DH1 v3.0, whole genome shotgun sequence harbors:
- the LOC108204895 gene encoding RGG repeats nuclear RNA binding protein A isoform X2: MASANPFDLLVDDDNDDVSQLIQKLPPPVKKAPVVEAPAKAAGKLPSKPLPPAQAVRESRGDGQRGGGRAGGRGTGRGRGGAGRFGRDPADNGNSYSSNNNGFSGGYNRQPEEGDLDKSSDRRGGYGGPRGGAPRGGRRGGFSNGDAADGERPRRVYERHSGTGRGNEFSKRDGAGRGNWGTPTDDIAPVNEELVNDGEKNVDVEKQAEQEDAGDASKENPVTEPEEKEPEEMTLEEYEKVREEKRKALLALKSEERKVDLDKDFESMQLLSSKKNEEEIFVKLGSDKEKRKEAEKEEKARKALSINEFLKPAEGEKYYGPGRGRGRGRGPRGGYTGNFGNNVPAPIIEDQYQFPTLGAK, encoded by the exons ATGGCGTCTGCTAATCCATTCGATCTCCTCGTTGATGACGACAACGACGACGTCTCGCAGCTCATCCAGAAGCTCCCGCCGCCGGTGAAGAAAGCTCCGGTCGTCGAGGCTCCGGCGAAGGCCGCCGGAAAGCTGCCGTCCAAGCCTCTTCCTCCTGCTCAGGCTG TGAGGGAGTCCAGGGGTGATGGTCAGCGAGGTGGAGGACGTGCTGGTGGACGTGGAACTGGCCGTGGCCGTGGTGGTGCTGGAAGATTTGGCCGTGATCCTGCAGATAATGGAAACTCTTACAGCAGTAACAATAATGGGTTTTCTGGAGGATACAACAGACAACCTGAGGAAGGTGATTTAGACAAGTCATCTGATAGGCGCGGAGGATATGGTGGTCCTCGTGGTGGGGCTCCTCGTGGTGGTCGCCGCGGTGGTTTCAGCAATGGAGATGCTGCAGATGGTGAACGCCCTCGAAGGGTATATGAACGCCATAGTGGGACTGGCCGCGG AAACGAGTTCAGTAAGCGTGATGGTGCTGGGAGGGGCAACTGGGGAACTCCCACTGACGACATTGCCCC GGTAAACGAAGAGCTTGTCAATGATGGTGAGAAGAATGTTGATGTTGAGAAACAAGCAGAGCAGGAAGATGCTGGTGATGCAAGCAAGGAGAATCCTGTGACTGAGCCTGAAGAGAAGGAGCCTGAG GAAATGACTCTGGAGGAGTATGAGAAGGTGCGTGAGGAGAAGAGAAAGGCACTGCTGGCCCTTAAATCTGAAGAGAGAAAGGTTGACTTGGACAAAGATTTTGAATCAATGCAGCTTCTTTCAAGCAAGAAAAATGAAGAGGAGATCTTTGTCAAATTG GGGTCTGATAAGGAAAAGCGTAAGGAGGCTGAAAAGGAAGAGAAAGCCAGAAAG GCTCTCAGCATTAATGAGTTTCTAAAGCCTGCTGAAGGAGAAAAATACTATGGCCCTGGTCGTGGACGTGGACGCGGCCGTGGTCCAAGAGGAGGATACACTGGAAACTTTGGGAACAATGTACCTGCCCCGATAATCGAAGATCAATACCAATTCCCTACCTTGGGGGCTAAGTGA
- the LOC108204895 gene encoding RGG repeats nuclear RNA binding protein A isoform X1 gives MASANPFDLLVDDDNDDVSQLIQKLPPPVKKAPVVEAPAKAAGKLPSKPLPPAQAVRESRGDGQRGGGRAGGRGTGRGRGGAGRFGRDPADNGNSYSSNNNGFSGGYNRQPEEGDLDKSSDRRGGYGGPRGGAPRGGRRGGFSNGDAADGERPRRVYERHSGTGRGNEFSKRDGAGRGNWGTPTDDIAPVNEELVNDGEKNVDVEKQAEQEDAGDASKENPVTEPEEKEPEVKEMTLEEYEKVREEKRKALLALKSEERKVDLDKDFESMQLLSSKKNEEEIFVKLGSDKEKRKEAEKEEKARKALSINEFLKPAEGEKYYGPGRGRGRGRGPRGGYTGNFGNNVPAPIIEDQYQFPTLGAK, from the exons ATGGCGTCTGCTAATCCATTCGATCTCCTCGTTGATGACGACAACGACGACGTCTCGCAGCTCATCCAGAAGCTCCCGCCGCCGGTGAAGAAAGCTCCGGTCGTCGAGGCTCCGGCGAAGGCCGCCGGAAAGCTGCCGTCCAAGCCTCTTCCTCCTGCTCAGGCTG TGAGGGAGTCCAGGGGTGATGGTCAGCGAGGTGGAGGACGTGCTGGTGGACGTGGAACTGGCCGTGGCCGTGGTGGTGCTGGAAGATTTGGCCGTGATCCTGCAGATAATGGAAACTCTTACAGCAGTAACAATAATGGGTTTTCTGGAGGATACAACAGACAACCTGAGGAAGGTGATTTAGACAAGTCATCTGATAGGCGCGGAGGATATGGTGGTCCTCGTGGTGGGGCTCCTCGTGGTGGTCGCCGCGGTGGTTTCAGCAATGGAGATGCTGCAGATGGTGAACGCCCTCGAAGGGTATATGAACGCCATAGTGGGACTGGCCGCGG AAACGAGTTCAGTAAGCGTGATGGTGCTGGGAGGGGCAACTGGGGAACTCCCACTGACGACATTGCCCC GGTAAACGAAGAGCTTGTCAATGATGGTGAGAAGAATGTTGATGTTGAGAAACAAGCAGAGCAGGAAGATGCTGGTGATGCAAGCAAGGAGAATCCTGTGACTGAGCCTGAAGAGAAGGAGCCTGAGGTCAAG GAAATGACTCTGGAGGAGTATGAGAAGGTGCGTGAGGAGAAGAGAAAGGCACTGCTGGCCCTTAAATCTGAAGAGAGAAAGGTTGACTTGGACAAAGATTTTGAATCAATGCAGCTTCTTTCAAGCAAGAAAAATGAAGAGGAGATCTTTGTCAAATTG GGGTCTGATAAGGAAAAGCGTAAGGAGGCTGAAAAGGAAGAGAAAGCCAGAAAG GCTCTCAGCATTAATGAGTTTCTAAAGCCTGCTGAAGGAGAAAAATACTATGGCCCTGGTCGTGGACGTGGACGCGGCCGTGGTCCAAGAGGAGGATACACTGGAAACTTTGGGAACAATGTACCTGCCCCGATAATCGAAGATCAATACCAATTCCCTACCTTGGGGGCTAAGTGA
- the LOC108207791 gene encoding pentatricopeptide repeat-containing protein At4g16835, mitochondrial — protein sequence MWKSPRIFNTVAAMCLKHHILRNTRNILLTSSLKTFSSSQNQRHYHTFSNQHNFNDVIASNKLITNYIRCNDLGSALKVFESMPVKSTVTWNSILAGYLKKPGKVVEARKVFDGIPEPDNVSCNTMLACYVNNGEMGAAWRFFGEMGFRDIASWNTMISGFSKSGMMSEACRLFEVIPEKNDVTWNAMISGYAESGDLESAVRLFGIAPVKSVVAWTAMVSGYMKCGRVEVAKKVFTEMPVKNVVTWNSMIAGYVENGRAEDGVKLFRRMVESGVRPNSSSMSSVLLGCSELSALKLGKQVHLFISKCPLHSDVKVGTSLISMYCKCGELEDAWKVFNEMLQKDVVTWNAMISAYAQYGKGEKALSLFDKMWNCGMKPDRITFVAVLSACNHAGLVDVGVQYFYTMQKDYGVTAKEDHYTCVVDLLGRAGKLVEAVDLVKRMPYKPQPAIFGILLGACRIHKNLEVAEFAARNLLDCDPTSATGYVQLANVYAAMNKWDRVSMIRKSMKGNNVVKTPGYSWIEVNNAVHEFRSADRLHPELASIHKKLNELEKDLKVAGYMPKFEFALHDVDEEQKRQMLLWHSEKLAIAYGLLKLPIGTPIRLFKNLRVCGDCHHATKFISRIEGREIIVRDTTRFHHFKNGICSCGDYW from the coding sequence ATGTGGAAGAGCCCGCGCATTTTTAATACAGTTGCAGCAATGTGTTTGAAGCATCACATTCTCAGAAACACAAGAAACATACTTCTTACATCGTCTCTTAAAACATTCTCTTCATCACAAAACCAAAGACATTATCATACATTCTCTAatcaacacaattttaatgatGTAATAGCATCAAACAAGTTGATAACTAATTACATTCGATGTAATGATCTGGGTTCAGCTCTTAAAGTGTTTGAATCAATGCCAGTTAAGAGTACTGTTACTTGGAATTCAATCTTGGCGGGGTATTTGAAAAAGCCCGGGAAAGTTGTCGAGGCCCGGAAGGTGTTTGATGGAATTCCTGAACCGGATAATGTGTCGTGTAATACGATGCTTGCTTGTTATGTGAATAATGGGGAAATGGGTGCTGCTTGGAGGTTTTTTGGGGAAATGGGGTTTAGAGATATTGCGTCGTGGAATACTATGATTTCTGGTTTTTCGAAGAGTGGGATGATGAGTGAGGCTTGTAGGCTTTTTGAGGTGATACCGGAGAAGAATGATGTGACTTGGAATGCAATGATTTCAGGGTATGCTGAGTCGGGGGATTTGGAGTCGGCTGTGAGGTTGTTTGGGATTGCTCCGGTGAAGAGTGTGGTAGCGTGGACAGCGATGGTGAGTGGGTATATGAAGTGTGGGAGAGTGGAGGTGGCGAAGAAGGTGTTTACTGAGATGCCTGTGAAGAATGTGGTTACGTGGAATTCGATGATTGCTGGATATGTTGAAAATGGTCGAGCAGAGGATGGTGTAAAGCTTTTTAGGAGGATGGTGGAATCTGGGGTCAGGCCGAATTCATCAAGCATGAGTAGTGTTTTGTTGGGTTGTAGTGAACTATCAGCCTTGAAGCTGGGTAAACAAGTTCATTTGTTTATTAGTAAATGCCCACTGCACTCAGATGTGAAAGTAGGGACTTCGTTAATTAGCATGTATTGCAAATGTGGAGAACTGGAGGATGCATGGAAAGTGTTCAATGAGATGTTGCAGAAAGATGTTGTCACTTGGAATGCCATGATTTCAGCGTATGCTCAGTATGGAAAAGGTGAGAAAGCTCTTAGTTTGTTTGATAAGATGTGGAATTGTGGGATGAAACCAGATCGAATTACTTTCGTCGCTGTGTTATCGGCTTGTAACCATGCGGGATTGGTCGATGTAGGGGTTCAGTATTTTTACACAATGCAGAAGGATTATGGGGTTACAGCTAAAGAAGATCACTATACATGTGTAGTTGATCTTCTTGGTCGAGCTGGAAAGCTTGTTGAAGCTGTGGACCTAGTCAAAAGGATGCCTTACAAACCTCAACCTGCTATATTTGGAATTCTTTTGGGAGCTTGTAGAATCCATAAAAACTTGGAAGTAGCTGAGTTTGCTGCCAGGAACTTGCTTGATTGTGATCCCACCAGTGCAACTGGTTATGTTCAGCTAGCTAATGTTTATGCAGCAATGAACAAGTGGGACCGTGTTTCTATGATTCGAAAATCAATGAAGGGAAATAATGTTGTAAAAACTCCTGGGTATAGTTGGATTGAAGTAAATAATGCGGTTCATGAATTCAGATCCGCAGACAGGCTACACCCAGAACTGGCATCAATACACAAAAAACTAAACGAACTGGAAAAGGATTTGAAGGTGGCTGGGTACATGCCAAAGTTTGAATTTGCGTTGCATGATGTAGATGAGGAGCAGAAAAGGCAAATGCTGTTATGGCATAGTGAGAAACTTGCTATTGCATATGGATTGCTCAAATTGCCAATAGGAACTCCAATCCGCTTATTCAAGAACTTGAGGGTTTGCGGGGACTGCCATCATGCTACTAAATTTATATCAAGAATAGAAGGAAGAGAAATTATTGTCAGAGATACAACAAGATTTCATCATTTCAAGAATGGTATCTGCTCTTGTGGTGATTATTGGTGA